One window from the genome of Kluyveromyces marxianus DMKU3-1042 DNA, complete genome, chromosome 3 encodes:
- the VTI1 gene encoding v-SNARE protein VTI1, producing MSSLLQNYESECQVAINQAKVLLSNASSDAGVLQSGGSSEILAQIEQYYEESLDLIDQMEIELNNTGSSLDSKARASYKAKIRDYRKQCQNDIKTPLKKLIADNDRAQLLQGHTFENDEQRQQLLSNHAILQRSGDKLTDATRLASETENVGAQIMMDLRSQRETLENARQTLFHADSYVDKSISTLKTMSRRLIANKFISYAIIAVLILLILLVIFSKFK from the coding sequence ATGTCCTCTTTGTTACAAAACTACGAGTCCGAATGCCAAGTGGCTATCAACCAGGCGAAAGTGTTGCTATCCAATGCTAGCAGTGATGCTGGAGTGTTGCAGAGCGGTGGATCGTCTGAAATTCTAGCCCAGATCGAGCAATATTATGAGGAATCTTTGGATTTGATAGACCAGATGGAAATAGAACTAAATAACACTGGAAGTTCGCTGGACTCTAAAGCAAGGGCGTCTTATAAGGCAAAGATACGGGATTACAGGAAGCAATGCCAAAACGACATCAAGACGCCGttaaagaagttgattgCGGATAACGATAGAGCTCAGTTGCTCCAAGGCCATACGTTTGAGAATGACGAACAAAGACAGCAGCTTTTGTCCAACCATGCAATCTTGCAACGTTCTGGTGATAAATTAACGGATGCAACTAGGCTGGCTTCTGAAACGGAAAATGTGGGTGCGCAGATTATGATGGATCTCAGGTCTCAAAGGGAAACGTTAGAAAATGCGAGACAAACGCTGTTTCACGCTGATTCGTATGTTGACAAGAGTATCAGCACGTTGAAGACTATGAGTCGAAGGTTAATAGCGAATAAGTTCATCTCATATGCGATTATAGCCGTGCTAATCCTTCTCATATTATTGGTGATTTTCTCGAAGTTCAAGTAG
- the ATG41 gene encoding Atg41p: MDTEEVFACSLRDSSFCDTIDYTIVKPPLLSHTPDFSFDEEEHYGLPQLDQTQTPLLYAVEPVPAFLDEDMFSLDQDQDQDRIDQQNQDLFTFPVWTKSRNGGNDAHSSVLIQNSSKTDSSFSTVPQDNYRIWLQSF; this comes from the coding sequence ATGGatacagaagaagttttCGCTTGCTCACTCAGAGATTCGTCGTTTTGCGATACGATAGACTACACAATTGTCAAGCCTCCACTATTGTCGCACACGCCAGATTTCAGCtttgacgaagaagaacattATGGCCTACCCCAACTAGATCAGACACAAACCCCGCTATTATATGCTGTTGAGCCGGTGCCAGCATTCTTAGACGAGGATATGTTCTCATTGGACCAGgaccaagaccaagaccGTATAGATCAGCAAAACCAAGATTTATTCACTTTCCCAGTATGgacaaaatcaagaaacGGCGGCAATGACGCCCACTCATCCGTCCTAATACAGAACTCTTCCAAGACAGACTCAAGCTTCTCTACTGTGCCGCAAGACAACTACAGGATATGGCTACAGAGCTTTTAG